The following are from one region of the Salvia hispanica cultivar TCC Black 2014 chromosome 1, UniMelb_Shisp_WGS_1.0, whole genome shotgun sequence genome:
- the LOC125220663 gene encoding protein transport protein SEC23-like, which translates to MTEFLDLEIQDSVRMPWNVLPGTKAHAANCAIPIAAIYTPLKPLPEATPLLPYSPLRCRSCRSVINPFSIVDFSSVNKIWICSFCLQRNHFPPLYQSISEQNFPAELFPQYTTIEYETPAPQPQDKAQPGSTNVFLFVVDTCVIEEELGYLKSAMLQVLGVVPENCLIGLITFGTYVHVHELGFGLIPKVHVFKGTKEVTKDQLLDQMGFFTKRPRPTTGVIAGVRDGLSQESVGRFLLPASDCEFVLNSILEELQKDPWPVPSDQRAARCTGAALSLAAHLLGACVPGSGARIMAFLGGPSTEGPGAIVSKSLSEPIRSHKDLDKDSAPHYHKAVKFYEALSKQLVHQGHVLDVFACALDQVGVAELKVAVEKTGGLVVLAESFGHSVFKDSLRCIFQAGDHDLGLASNGIFEINCSKDIKIQGIIGPCASLDKKGPLCSETVIGQGNTTAWKLCGLDKNTSLCIVFDVAKKESPDIVSQSANNQFYFQFLTYYQHSNGQMRLRATTLSRRWVAGPGIKDELISGFDQEAAAVVMARQVSFKMETEAEFDPIRWLDKSLIHICTQFGEYQKDNPSSFGLSPRLSIFPQFMFHLRRSQFVQVFNNSPDETAYFRMILNRENVSNSVVMIQPSLISYAFNSGPEAALLDVVSIAADKILLLDSYFTIVVFHGASIAQWRKAGYHELPEHQAFAQLLQAPRSDTDTIIRERFPVPRLVICDQHGSQARFLLVKLNPSATYNSDTQAAPGGDIIFTDDVSFEVFSDHLQRLAVQ; encoded by the exons ATGACGGAATTCCTAGACCTCGAAATTCAGGACTCCGTCCGCATGCCGTGGAACGTCCTCCCCGGCACTAAAGCCCACGCCGCCAACTGCGCCATCCCGATCGCCGCCATCTACACGCCTCTGAAGCCGCTCCCCGAGGCCACGCCGCTCCTCCCTTACTCGCCGCTCCGATGCCGCAGCTGCCGATCCGTGATCAATCCGTTCTCGATCGTCGATTTCTCCTCCGTCAACAAGATATGGATCTGCAGCTTCTGCCTCCAGCGCAACCACTTTCCGCCGCTTTACCAGTCGATTTCCGAGCAGAATTTCCCGGCTGAGCTGTTCCCGCAGTATACGACTATCGAGTACGAGACTCCTGCTCCGCAGCCGCAGGATAAGGCGCAGCCTGGGAGCActaatgtttttttgtttgtggtGGATACTTGTGTTATCGAGGAGGAGCTGGGGTATTTGAAGTCCGCTATGTTGCAG GTGTTGGGAGTGGTGCCTGAGAATTGTTTGATCGGATTGATTACATTTGGTACATATGTGCATGTTCATGAGCTTGGCTTTGGGCTGATTCCAAAAGTTCACGTGTTCAAGGGGACAAAAGAGGTGACTAAGGATCAATTGTTGGACCAGATGGGCTTCTTTACAAAAAGACCAAGGCCAACTACAGGTGTCATAGCTGGCGTGAGAGATGGTCTGTCACAGGAGAGTGTTGGAAGGTTCTTGTTACCTGCGTCAGATTGTGAGTTCGTTCTTAATTCG ATATTAGAGGAGCTTCAGAAAGATCCTTGGCCAGTTCCATCTGATCAACGGGCTGCTAGGTGTACTGGTGCAGCATTGAGTCTGGCTGCTCATTTGCTGGGGGCATGTGTCCCTGGTTCTGGCGCTAGAATTATGGCATTTTTGGGTGGACCATCAACAGAGGGGCCAGGAGCT ATAGTGTCCAAAAGTCTGTCTGAACCTATACGTTCCCACAAGGACCTGGACAAAGATTCGGCTCCTCACTACCACAAAGCTGTGAAGTTCTATGAAGCACTTTCAAAACAACTTGTTCATCAAGGACATGTGCTAGACGTTTTTGCTTGTGCACTTGATCAG GTTGGAGTTGCCGAGCTTAAAGTAGCAGTTGAAAAAACTGGAGGGCTTGTTGTTCTTGCTGAAAGTTTTGGGCATTCAGTTTTCAAGGATTCCCTACGATGTATTTTCCAAGCTGGTGATCATGATCTGGGACTGGCATCAAA TGGTATATTTGAGATCAACTGCTCAAAAGATATCAAAATTCAGGGAATAATTGGGCCTTGTGCATCACTTGATAAG AAAGGTCCTTTGTGCTCTGAAACTGTTATTGGCCAAGGGAACACCACTGCATGGAAGTTATGTGGCCTTGATAAAAATACTTCCTTGTGTATAGTATTCGATGTTGCTAAGAAAGAGAGTCCAGACATTGTTTCTCAATCAGCAAACAACCAGTTCTATTTCCAGTTTCTGACATA TTATCAACACAGCAATGGGCAAATGAGACTCCGTGCTACTACTCTCTCGAGAAGATGGGTTGCTGGACCTGGGATCAAAGAT GAACTGATATCTGGATTTGATCAAGAAGCAGCTGCTGTAGTAATGGCACGCCAAGTTTCTTTCAAAATGGAAACTGAG GCTGAATTTGACCCAATAAGGTGGCTGGATAAGTCATTGATACATATATGTACACAATTCGGAGAGTACCAGAAGGATAACCCATCTTCTTTTGGGTTATCCCCTAGACTATCAATATTTCCTCAGTTCATGTTCCACCTGCGGCGTTCACAATTTGTCCAG GTATTCAACAATAGCCCCGATGAGACGGCATACTTTAGGATGATTCTGAACAGAGAAAATGTTTCTAATTCAGTTGTCATGATTCAACCTTCCCTGATCTCCTATGCTTTCAACTCTGGGCCAGAAGCTGCACTTCTCGATGTGGTTTCCATTGCTGCTGATAAAATCCTTCTTCTTGATTCGTATTTCACTATTGTTGTATTTCATGGAGCATCTATTGCTCAATGGCGAAAAGCTGGATATCATGAATTGCCTGAACATCAG gCTTTCGCTCAGTTGCTACAAGCTCCCAGAAGTGACACAGATACGATAATAAGAGAAAGATTCCCAGTTCCTCGTCTTGTAATCTGTGATCAGCACGGTTCTCAG GCCCGTTTTCTTCTAGTGAAGTTAAATCCGTCAGCTACTTATAATTCAGATACTCAGGCAGCTCCTGGAGGTGATATCATCTTCACTGATGATGTCAGCTTTGAGGTCTTCTCGGACCACCTGCAGCGCTTGGCAGTTCAATAG